The following are encoded together in the Phaseolus vulgaris cultivar G19833 chromosome 9, P. vulgaris v2.0, whole genome shotgun sequence genome:
- the LOC137821839 gene encoding uncharacterized protein isoform X3: MASPKPKSGKPLGEFLKEQQDPFILHLYLLERGYSTNGESPKTKKREPLFQFSKLLTTLHKKFVFHTHNCIVIRNSPITNQHVHATLPAQPESSDQTIEDTDRFSFSTATNSTVYLSCSDIDEDGTSLSPEKDKALFSPNTCHGSSIGILESQQTTDNEKLQQRRLEGDSVPDCRSSTVSITEATLKPDASGMEEKRSNCCVFVPKKMAEDSVLSVALWSSLMQSAKREKCSKELRELLGANADANACQVLKSKTFLLKLKQVVFYCVREISVNVWRKECREEECLKESRGGEELGKIIWWRRRELGGKETNGITNLLSLDEWSEFKPQVRHICVEIVEALLERLTQDIVTEMIQLYSAPTL; this comes from the exons ATGGCTTCACCAAAACCCAAATCAGGGAAACCACTTGGAGAATTTCTAAAGGAGCAACAAGACCCTTTCATCCTTCACCTTTACCTTCTAGAAAGAGGCTACTCAACCAATGGAGAATCGCCCAAGACCAAAAAGAGAGAGCCTCTATTCCAATTTTCCAAACTTCTAACTACTCTTCACAAGAAGTTTGTTTTTCACACCCATAACTGTATCGTAATCAGAAACTCTCCCATCACAAACCAACATGTTCATGCTACTCTCCCTGCTCAACCCGAAAGCAGTGATCAAACAATTGAAGACACAGATCGCTTCTCATTCTCAACCGCCACCAACTCCACCGTCTACCTCTCGTGCTCGGACATTGATGAAGACGGAACCTCTTTGTCGCCGGAGAAAGACAAAGCTTTGTTTTCTCCAAACACTTGCCACGGTTCAAGTATTGGAATACTAGAGAG CCAGCAGACTACCGACAATGAAAAGCTCCAGCAGAGACGCTTAGAAGGAGACTCTGTTCCAGATTGTCGGAGTAGTA CAGTGTCGATAACGGAGGCGACGTTGAAGCCGGATGCTTCGGGAATGGAAGAGAAAAGGAGCAATTGCTGTGTCTTTGTGCCGAAGAAAATGGCGGAGGATTCGGTGTTATCGGTGGCTCTGTGGAGTTCGCTTATGCAGTCGGCGAAGAGAGAAAAATGTAGCAAGGAGTTGCGAGAGCTCCTTGGGGCAAACGCAGACGCAAACGCTTGCCAGGTGTTGAAATCTAAAACATTTTTGCTTAAGCTAAAGCAGGTGGTGTTTTACTGTGTGAGAGAAATTAGTGTAAATGTTTGGAGAAAAGAGTGTAGGGAAGAGGAGTGTTTGAAAGAATCAAGAGGAGGTGAGGAGTTGGGGAAGATAATATGGTGGAGGAGAAGGGAATTGGGTGGAAAAGAGACAAATGGAATAACCAACTTACTGAGTTTGGATGAATGGAGTGAGTTTAAGCCTCAAGTGAGACATATTTGCGTTGAGATTGTGGAAGCGCTTTTGGAACGCCTGACCCAGGACATTGTAACAGAGATGATTCAACTTTACTCTGCGCCAACCTTGTAA
- the LOC137821839 gene encoding uncharacterized protein isoform X2 produces MASPKPKSGKPLGEFLKEQQDPFILHLYLLERGYSTNGESPKTKKREPLFQFSKLLTTLHKKFVFHTHNCIVIRNSPITNQHVHATLPAQPESSDQTIEDTDRFSFSTATNSTVYLSCSDIDEDGTSLSPEKDKALFSPNTCHGSSIGILESQQTTDNEKLQQRRLEGDSVPDCRSSSKFVSITEATLKPDASGMEEKRSNCCVFVPKKMAEDSVLSVALWSSLMQSAKREKCSKELRELLGANADANACQVLKSKTFLLKLKQVVFYCVREISVNVWRKECREEECLKESRGGEELGKIIWWRRRELGGKETNGITNLLSLDEWSEFKPQVRHICVEIVEALLERLTQDIVTEMIQLYSAPTL; encoded by the exons ATGGCTTCACCAAAACCCAAATCAGGGAAACCACTTGGAGAATTTCTAAAGGAGCAACAAGACCCTTTCATCCTTCACCTTTACCTTCTAGAAAGAGGCTACTCAACCAATGGAGAATCGCCCAAGACCAAAAAGAGAGAGCCTCTATTCCAATTTTCCAAACTTCTAACTACTCTTCACAAGAAGTTTGTTTTTCACACCCATAACTGTATCGTAATCAGAAACTCTCCCATCACAAACCAACATGTTCATGCTACTCTCCCTGCTCAACCCGAAAGCAGTGATCAAACAATTGAAGACACAGATCGCTTCTCATTCTCAACCGCCACCAACTCCACCGTCTACCTCTCGTGCTCGGACATTGATGAAGACGGAACCTCTTTGTCGCCGGAGAAAGACAAAGCTTTGTTTTCTCCAAACACTTGCCACGGTTCAAGTATTGGAATACTAGAGAG CCAGCAGACTACCGACAATGAAAAGCTCCAGCAGAGACGCTTAGAAGGAGACTCTGTTCCAGATTGTCGGAGTAGTAGTAAGTTTG TGTCGATAACGGAGGCGACGTTGAAGCCGGATGCTTCGGGAATGGAAGAGAAAAGGAGCAATTGCTGTGTCTTTGTGCCGAAGAAAATGGCGGAGGATTCGGTGTTATCGGTGGCTCTGTGGAGTTCGCTTATGCAGTCGGCGAAGAGAGAAAAATGTAGCAAGGAGTTGCGAGAGCTCCTTGGGGCAAACGCAGACGCAAACGCTTGCCAGGTGTTGAAATCTAAAACATTTTTGCTTAAGCTAAAGCAGGTGGTGTTTTACTGTGTGAGAGAAATTAGTGTAAATGTTTGGAGAAAAGAGTGTAGGGAAGAGGAGTGTTTGAAAGAATCAAGAGGAGGTGAGGAGTTGGGGAAGATAATATGGTGGAGGAGAAGGGAATTGGGTGGAAAAGAGACAAATGGAATAACCAACTTACTGAGTTTGGATGAATGGAGTGAGTTTAAGCCTCAAGTGAGACATATTTGCGTTGAGATTGTGGAAGCGCTTTTGGAACGCCTGACCCAGGACATTGTAACAGAGATGATTCAACTTTACTCTGCGCCAACCTTGTAA
- the LOC137821839 gene encoding uncharacterized protein isoform X1 produces the protein MASPKPKSGKPLGEFLKEQQDPFILHLYLLERGYSTNGESPKTKKREPLFQFSKLLTTLHKKFVFHTHNCIVIRNSPITNQHVHATLPAQPESSDQTIEDTDRFSFSTATNSTVYLSCSDIDEDGTSLSPEKDKALFSPNTCHGSSIGILESQQTTDNEKLQQRRLEGDSVPDCRSSSKFAVSITEATLKPDASGMEEKRSNCCVFVPKKMAEDSVLSVALWSSLMQSAKREKCSKELRELLGANADANACQVLKSKTFLLKLKQVVFYCVREISVNVWRKECREEECLKESRGGEELGKIIWWRRRELGGKETNGITNLLSLDEWSEFKPQVRHICVEIVEALLERLTQDIVTEMIQLYSAPTL, from the exons ATGGCTTCACCAAAACCCAAATCAGGGAAACCACTTGGAGAATTTCTAAAGGAGCAACAAGACCCTTTCATCCTTCACCTTTACCTTCTAGAAAGAGGCTACTCAACCAATGGAGAATCGCCCAAGACCAAAAAGAGAGAGCCTCTATTCCAATTTTCCAAACTTCTAACTACTCTTCACAAGAAGTTTGTTTTTCACACCCATAACTGTATCGTAATCAGAAACTCTCCCATCACAAACCAACATGTTCATGCTACTCTCCCTGCTCAACCCGAAAGCAGTGATCAAACAATTGAAGACACAGATCGCTTCTCATTCTCAACCGCCACCAACTCCACCGTCTACCTCTCGTGCTCGGACATTGATGAAGACGGAACCTCTTTGTCGCCGGAGAAAGACAAAGCTTTGTTTTCTCCAAACACTTGCCACGGTTCAAGTATTGGAATACTAGAGAG CCAGCAGACTACCGACAATGAAAAGCTCCAGCAGAGACGCTTAGAAGGAGACTCTGTTCCAGATTGTCGGAGTAGTAGTAAGTTTG CAGTGTCGATAACGGAGGCGACGTTGAAGCCGGATGCTTCGGGAATGGAAGAGAAAAGGAGCAATTGCTGTGTCTTTGTGCCGAAGAAAATGGCGGAGGATTCGGTGTTATCGGTGGCTCTGTGGAGTTCGCTTATGCAGTCGGCGAAGAGAGAAAAATGTAGCAAGGAGTTGCGAGAGCTCCTTGGGGCAAACGCAGACGCAAACGCTTGCCAGGTGTTGAAATCTAAAACATTTTTGCTTAAGCTAAAGCAGGTGGTGTTTTACTGTGTGAGAGAAATTAGTGTAAATGTTTGGAGAAAAGAGTGTAGGGAAGAGGAGTGTTTGAAAGAATCAAGAGGAGGTGAGGAGTTGGGGAAGATAATATGGTGGAGGAGAAGGGAATTGGGTGGAAAAGAGACAAATGGAATAACCAACTTACTGAGTTTGGATGAATGGAGTGAGTTTAAGCCTCAAGTGAGACATATTTGCGTTGAGATTGTGGAAGCGCTTTTGGAACGCCTGACCCAGGACATTGTAACAGAGATGATTCAACTTTACTCTGCGCCAACCTTGTAA
- the LOC137821839 gene encoding uncharacterized protein isoform X4 produces MASPKPKSGKPLGEFLKEQQDPFILHLYLLERGYSTNGESPKTKKREPLFQFSKLLTTLHKKFVFHTHNCIVIRNSPITNQHVHATLPAQPESSDQTIEDTDRFSFSTATNSTVYLSCSDIDEDGTSLSPEKDKALFSPNTCHGSSIGILESQQTTDNEKLQQRRLEGDSVPDCRSSMSITEATLKPDASGMEEKRSNCCVFVPKKMAEDSVLSVALWSSLMQSAKREKCSKELRELLGANADANACQVLKSKTFLLKLKQVVFYCVREISVNVWRKECREEECLKESRGGEELGKIIWWRRRELGGKETNGITNLLSLDEWSEFKPQVRHICVEIVEALLERLTQDIVTEMIQLYSAPTL; encoded by the exons ATGGCTTCACCAAAACCCAAATCAGGGAAACCACTTGGAGAATTTCTAAAGGAGCAACAAGACCCTTTCATCCTTCACCTTTACCTTCTAGAAAGAGGCTACTCAACCAATGGAGAATCGCCCAAGACCAAAAAGAGAGAGCCTCTATTCCAATTTTCCAAACTTCTAACTACTCTTCACAAGAAGTTTGTTTTTCACACCCATAACTGTATCGTAATCAGAAACTCTCCCATCACAAACCAACATGTTCATGCTACTCTCCCTGCTCAACCCGAAAGCAGTGATCAAACAATTGAAGACACAGATCGCTTCTCATTCTCAACCGCCACCAACTCCACCGTCTACCTCTCGTGCTCGGACATTGATGAAGACGGAACCTCTTTGTCGCCGGAGAAAGACAAAGCTTTGTTTTCTCCAAACACTTGCCACGGTTCAAGTATTGGAATACTAGAGAG CCAGCAGACTACCGACAATGAAAAGCTCCAGCAGAGACGCTTAGAAGGAGACTCTGTTCCAGATTGTCGGAGTAGTA TGTCGATAACGGAGGCGACGTTGAAGCCGGATGCTTCGGGAATGGAAGAGAAAAGGAGCAATTGCTGTGTCTTTGTGCCGAAGAAAATGGCGGAGGATTCGGTGTTATCGGTGGCTCTGTGGAGTTCGCTTATGCAGTCGGCGAAGAGAGAAAAATGTAGCAAGGAGTTGCGAGAGCTCCTTGGGGCAAACGCAGACGCAAACGCTTGCCAGGTGTTGAAATCTAAAACATTTTTGCTTAAGCTAAAGCAGGTGGTGTTTTACTGTGTGAGAGAAATTAGTGTAAATGTTTGGAGAAAAGAGTGTAGGGAAGAGGAGTGTTTGAAAGAATCAAGAGGAGGTGAGGAGTTGGGGAAGATAATATGGTGGAGGAGAAGGGAATTGGGTGGAAAAGAGACAAATGGAATAACCAACTTACTGAGTTTGGATGAATGGAGTGAGTTTAAGCCTCAAGTGAGACATATTTGCGTTGAGATTGTGGAAGCGCTTTTGGAACGCCTGACCCAGGACATTGTAACAGAGATGATTCAACTTTACTCTGCGCCAACCTTGTAA